A stretch of the Aminipila terrae genome encodes the following:
- the nusB gene encoding transcription antitermination factor NusB, with amino-acid sequence MNRNEARELMMQLLFQVEVQNEYNIEIKEKFFKDKEDLKVQKHYIDEIFDIILEHKEEIDQKIEEASANWKINRINKVDLAILRLAVAELLHMNDIPTSVSINEAVILAKKFGTDESGKFINGILGNIAHQLTEA; translated from the coding sequence ATGAATCGCAATGAAGCGAGAGAATTAATGATGCAGCTATTATTTCAGGTGGAAGTACAAAACGAATACAACATTGAAATAAAAGAAAAGTTTTTTAAAGATAAAGAAGATTTAAAAGTTCAAAAACATTATATAGATGAAATTTTTGATATTATACTAGAACATAAAGAAGAAATAGACCAGAAAATAGAAGAAGCCAGTGCCAATTGGAAGATTAACAGAATAAATAAAGTGGATCTTGCTATATTGAGACTTGCTGTAGCAGAATTACTCCATATGAATGATATTCCCACTTCCGTATCTATAAATGAGGCAGTTATTCTGGCCAAGAAGTTTGGTACGGATGAATCAGGTAAATTTATAAATGGAATTTTGGGAAATATAGCTCATCAGTTAACAGAAGCGTAA